A part of Candidatus Melainabacteria bacterium genomic DNA contains:
- a CDS encoding glycosyltransferase family 4 protein — MNILFFNRTFSSNTDATGQFLLELCEDLVSYGNHVTVVTSSLSHLDAPLIRFYLKKENYKSIEVIRGYGTKLPKNILLFRLINLATYFILAFLGGLLVKKRPDIIVATTDPPLLGLLGIFFSKLYKAKFVYSCKDIYPEIGIITGKLKDPFLNFLLEKVNLLSFKSANKIVSLGEDMKKILIKKGIDEEKIAVMHDWADTKNLYPVLPENNPFRLKYNLQNFFTVMYSGNIGLTQALEKVIDVAVFLKDKNEIKFIFIGDGVNKASLQRKVSNLKLNNVIFLSYQSGEELKYSLSAPDIHLIPCLKGLTGVIVPSKIYGIISCGKPFIAWVDDESEISKIAKEYNCGIVVPPEDVNAMTCAIEWSQRHKERLCEMGQNGRETAIKYFDRKISTSKFNELLLKLQE; from the coding sequence ATGAACATCTTATTTTTTAATCGTACTTTTAGTTCTAATACTGATGCTACTGGTCAATTTTTACTAGAACTTTGTGAAGACTTAGTTAGTTATGGTAACCACGTTACAGTTGTAACTAGTTCATTAAGTCATTTAGATGCTCCTTTAATTAGGTTTTATTTAAAAAAAGAGAATTATAAATCAATTGAAGTTATTAGAGGATATGGGACTAAACTTCCCAAAAATATATTGCTTTTTCGTCTTATAAATCTTGCTACTTATTTTATTCTTGCTTTTTTAGGAGGACTATTAGTAAAAAAAAGACCAGATATTATTGTTGCTACAACAGATCCCCCGCTATTAGGTTTATTAGGTATATTTTTTTCTAAGTTATATAAAGCAAAGTTTGTTTATTCTTGTAAGGACATCTATCCAGAAATAGGGATAATAACTGGTAAGTTAAAAGATCCTTTCTTGAATTTTTTGCTTGAAAAAGTAAACTTGTTGTCTTTTAAAAGTGCAAACAAAATCGTTTCTCTTGGAGAAGATATGAAAAAAATTCTTATAAAGAAAGGTATAGATGAAGAAAAAATTGCTGTAATGCATGACTGGGCAGATACTAAAAATCTTTATCCTGTTTTGCCTGAAAATAATCCTTTTAGACTTAAATATAATTTACAGAATTTCTTTACAGTTATGTACTCAGGAAACATTGGTTTAACACAAGCTTTAGAAAAAGTAATTGATGTGGCTGTTTTTTTAAAGGATAAAAATGAAATTAAGTTTATTTTTATTGGTGATGGTGTTAATAAAGCAAGTCTCCAAAGAAAAGTAAGCAATCTTAAACTTAATAATGTAATTTTTCTATCATATCAGTCTGGAGAAGAGCTTAAATATTCTTTAAGTGCACCTGACATTCATTTAATTCCATGTCTTAAAGGTTTAACAGGAGTTATTGTTCCAAGTAAAATCTATGGAATTATTTCTTGTGGTAAGCCATTTATAGCATGGGTAGATGATGAATCAGAAATTAGTAAAATTGCAAAAGAATATAATTGTGGAATTGTTGTTCCACCAGAAGATGTAAATGCTATGACTTGTGCAATTGAATGGTCGCAAAGACATAAAGAAAGATTATGTGAAATGGGACAAAATGGCAGGGAAACTGCAATTAAATATTTTGACAGAAAGATTAGTACTAGTAAGTTTAATGAACTACTTTTAAAACTCCAGGAATAA